From the Paenibacillus sp. FSL H8-0548 genome, one window contains:
- a CDS encoding protease modulator HflC has protein sequence MTLKRNQWLMIIIGLVVIILGSGSMYIVKEGEYKVVLRFGEAMRAVPEPGLKFKLPFIENVMMLPKYQMTYESSPTTILTKDQKPIVVDNYTVWRITNASQFLRTVQSVSGGVQRIDEAVYNSVRRKLSEVNYDNIISENTARGNINDEITKDVISALTRDNYGIEVIDVRIKRTDLPEENKQSVYNRMISDRQSIAARYLSEGDEESRKITSKADRTATELLAQAQADAKKIVAEGEREAAVIYNKAYGSDPQFYNFYRTLESYATTLQNEPVIMLPIDSPYAKILLGK, from the coding sequence ATGACACTAAAAAGAAACCAGTGGCTGATGATTATTATTGGTTTGGTTGTAATTATTTTGGGATCAGGCTCGATGTATATCGTCAAGGAAGGCGAATATAAAGTCGTGCTTCGCTTCGGTGAAGCGATGAGAGCTGTACCGGAGCCAGGACTCAAGTTCAAGCTTCCATTTATTGAGAATGTTATGATGCTGCCTAAGTATCAAATGACCTATGAGAGCAGCCCGACTACCATTCTTACGAAGGATCAGAAGCCAATCGTAGTAGATAACTATACCGTATGGCGGATCACCAACGCTTCACAGTTTTTGAGAACAGTGCAATCGGTAAGCGGCGGCGTTCAGCGGATTGATGAGGCTGTGTACAACTCCGTTCGACGCAAGCTCTCAGAAGTTAACTACGATAATATCATTAGTGAGAATACAGCACGTGGTAATATTAATGATGAGATTACGAAGGATGTAATATCGGCATTGACTAGAGATAACTACGGGATCGAAGTTATCGACGTTCGTATCAAGCGTACTGATTTGCCAGAGGAAAATAAGCAAAGCGTATACAACCGTATGATTTCCGACCGTCAATCCATCGCAGCGCGTTATTTGTCTGAGGGTGATGAGGAGTCGCGTAAGATTACTTCCAAAGCAGATCGTACGGCAACTGAGCTGCTAGCTCAGGCGCAGGCGGATGCGAAGAAAATTGTAGCTGAAGGCGAGCGCGAGGCAGCGGTTATTTACAACAAAGCCTATGGCAGTGATCCACAGTTTTATAATTTTTATCGTACTCTTGAGAGCTATGCAACCACATTGCAAAATGAGCCGGTCATCATGCTTCCAATTGATTCGCCGTATGCGAAAATATTGTTAGGAAAATAA
- the hflK gene encoding FtsH protease activity modulator HflK — translation MDQNENQPQNHGMSGRKPPELSPRTVKRIVIGAIAAVLVITLGSSSFYTVQEQERAAILTFGKYSGESSAGLHFKWPYPVQQVITVPAELTQRIHIGYRQEGSESIPVDEEAMMITGDENIVSADAVVQWKISNIHDYLYNISDAEQFLRNAASSSIRAVIGSEKLDYAITDGKTVIQDKVREKLIELQSKYKTGIQIIDIKFQDIEPPSGQVAEAFREVTNAREEKNTKINNAAKYENDKIPKARGEAQALLENAEGQKKSRILNAEGDVAQFNAIFGEYKNNPDVTQSRLILETLEKILPNSKIFITNSNSDTVNYLPLNELMKSGTNSSTTPTVTTPPVTTPPAAEVPNGGTAQ, via the coding sequence ATGGATCAAAACGAGAACCAACCTCAGAATCATGGTATGAGTGGACGTAAACCACCGGAATTAAGTCCACGTACGGTGAAGAGAATTGTTATTGGTGCCATTGCGGCAGTGCTAGTCATTACGTTAGGATCGTCCTCATTTTATACGGTACAAGAGCAAGAAAGAGCAGCAATTTTGACATTCGGCAAATATTCGGGAGAAAGCTCCGCAGGGCTGCATTTTAAATGGCCTTATCCGGTTCAACAGGTCATCACCGTCCCGGCTGAGCTTACGCAGCGGATTCATATCGGCTACCGTCAGGAAGGCTCCGAATCGATTCCGGTTGACGAGGAAGCAATGATGATTACAGGCGATGAAAATATCGTATCAGCAGATGCGGTCGTTCAGTGGAAAATCAGCAATATTCACGATTATTTATATAACATCTCGGATGCGGAGCAGTTTTTGAGAAATGCTGCCAGTTCGTCAATACGTGCAGTCATTGGCTCAGAGAAGCTTGATTACGCTATTACCGATGGTAAAACGGTTATTCAGGACAAAGTACGCGAGAAGCTGATCGAGCTTCAGTCCAAGTACAAAACGGGAATTCAAATTATAGATATCAAGTTCCAGGATATCGAGCCGCCAAGCGGTCAGGTTGCCGAAGCTTTCCGCGAGGTTACGAATGCGCGTGAGGAGAAAAATACAAAAATCAACAACGCCGCGAAGTATGAGAATGATAAGATTCCGAAGGCGCGCGGTGAGGCACAAGCGCTGCTTGAGAATGCGGAAGGTCAGAAAAAATCACGGATTTTGAACGCAGAGGGTGATGTTGCCCAGTTTAACGCGATATTCGGAGAGTACAAAAACAATCCGGATGTAACCCAGAGTCGTTTGATTTTGGAAACGCTTGAGAAAATTTTACCGAATTCCAAAATATTCATTACGAATTCAAACAGCGATACTGTAAACTATTTACCGCTCAATGAGCTGATGAAAAGCGGAACTAACAGCAGCACGACTCCGACAGTGACGACGCCTCCGGTGACGACTCCGCCGGCAGCAGAAGTTCCGAATGGAGGTACAGCACAATGA
- a CDS encoding SPFH domain-containing protein, translating to MGIILTIIIVVIVVVFVAMSVKIVPQQRVGVVERLGKYNRLLTAGINILIPIIDHVRTYHDLRIQQANVPPQTVITKDNVQVKIDTIIFYQVTGPEQATYGISDYVYGVRNISTATMRQIIGKMELDETLSGREKISSDIRIALDEATEKWGVRIERVEVIDIQPPLDIQDAMDKQMKAERSKRAMVLDAEAAKQDMILRAEGDKQSKILKAEGDKEARIRQAEGQRHAQELEALGEARAIQSIAEAEKIRIELIRSAGLDENILTYRSLEALTDIANGPANKVFIPTRAIDTLGSIGAIGEMLKASK from the coding sequence ATGGGCATTATTTTAACGATTATCATTGTAGTCATCGTAGTTGTTTTTGTTGCTATGTCAGTGAAGATTGTGCCTCAGCAAAGAGTCGGGGTGGTGGAGCGGTTAGGGAAGTACAATCGCTTACTGACAGCAGGAATCAATATTTTGATTCCGATTATTGATCATGTGCGAACGTATCATGATTTGCGCATTCAACAAGCGAATGTGCCGCCGCAAACCGTTATTACCAAAGATAATGTTCAGGTGAAGATCGACACGATTATTTTTTATCAGGTGACGGGTCCAGAGCAGGCTACATATGGCATATCCGATTATGTGTACGGGGTTCGGAATATTAGTACAGCTACTATGCGTCAAATTATCGGTAAAATGGAGCTGGACGAAACATTGTCTGGACGTGAAAAAATATCGTCTGATATTCGTATTGCCCTTGATGAAGCAACGGAAAAGTGGGGCGTGCGAATCGAGCGGGTTGAGGTAATTGATATTCAGCCTCCTCTTGATATTCAAGACGCGATGGATAAGCAAATGAAAGCAGAGCGAAGCAAACGGGCGATGGTGCTGGATGCGGAAGCAGCGAAGCAGGATATGATTCTGCGGGCAGAGGGCGACAAGCAAAGTAAAATATTGAAGGCAGAGGGCGATAAGGAAGCCCGTATCCGGCAGGCGGAAGGACAGCGTCATGCGCAGGAGCTTGAGGCGCTGGGCGAAGCGAGAGCGATTCAGTCGATTGCGGAAGCGGAGAAAATTCGTATTGAACTGATTCGTTCGGCGGGTCTGGACGAGAATATTCTTACGTATCGTTCCTTAGAGGCGCTGACTGATATTGCAAATGGACCAGCCAATAAGGTGTTCATTCCAACTAGAGCGATTGATACGCTTGGAAGTATTGGCGCAATAGGTGAAATGCTTAAAGCGAGTAAATAA
- a CDS encoding NfeD family protein, with the protein MELWLIWLIIAGILIVVEMLTLTFYLLWLGIGAVAAAIIDFIFPDALVLEVIVGCVVALILTVFTKTLTRRVRSSRGFKDAVDELVGKSGIVLEDVSIDAPGIVKIGNETWSALSNEPIHKGESIVVVSRGSAVLQVKRWGGSN; encoded by the coding sequence ATGGAACTGTGGCTCATATGGCTTATTATTGCTGGCATTTTGATCGTTGTAGAAATGCTGACGCTTACCTTTTATCTGTTATGGCTCGGGATAGGCGCTGTAGCTGCGGCAATCATCGATTTTATTTTTCCTGATGCGCTAGTATTGGAAGTGATTGTTGGCTGCGTTGTTGCTCTTATTTTGACGGTATTTACAAAAACGCTTACAAGGCGTGTCCGCAGCTCACGCGGCTTTAAGGATGCCGTAGACGAGTTGGTTGGAAAGTCAGGCATTGTGCTCGAAGATGTGTCGATTGATGCGCCAGGAATCGTCAAGATTGGCAACGAAACATGGAGTGCGTTGTCGAATGAGCCGATTCATAAGGGAGAGTCGATTGTTGTCGTAAGCAGAGGAAGTGCAGTGCTTCAAGTTAAAAGATGGGGAGGTTCTAATTAA
- the uraA gene encoding uracil permease, producing MRKAIGVMEKPPALQSFLLSLQHLFAMFGSTVLVPNLLGVDPAICLLMNGIGTLLYLWICKNKIPAYLGSSFAFLAPAGAVIGDHAAGGGNYAAALGGFIAAGVIFTIVALIIQAAGTGWINVLFPPAAMGAIVAIIGLELVPVAARMAGWIPYADEDAALWSMDPKIVALSTITLAVTVLGSVLFRGFMRIIPILIGIITGYVLASYMGFTDFSNVSDSSVVQLPHFTFPEFQWTAIIAIAPAALVVIAEHIGHLVVTGNIVERDLSKDPGLHRSMLGNGISTILSGFVGSTPNTTYGENIGVLAITKVYSTFVIGGAALIAIVLSFSGKFSALISGIPTPVMGGVSLLLFGVIAASGFRMLVESKVDYSKPTNLFLTTVVMVTGLSGVNLKIGDFSLSGMALATVVAIVLSLLFKIFDVLKLSNDHEAAGH from the coding sequence ATGAGAAAAGCAATTGGGGTCATGGAAAAGCCTCCTGCTCTGCAGAGCTTTCTGCTCAGCCTGCAGCATCTATTTGCTATGTTTGGTTCCACCGTACTCGTACCCAATTTACTAGGCGTTGATCCTGCGATCTGCTTGCTCATGAATGGTATCGGTACACTGCTTTATCTATGGATATGCAAAAACAAAATTCCAGCCTACCTCGGCTCAAGCTTCGCCTTTCTTGCTCCTGCCGGCGCCGTAATCGGCGATCATGCTGCTGGAGGCGGCAACTACGCAGCCGCGCTTGGCGGATTTATCGCAGCAGGCGTTATCTTCACGATCGTCGCGCTCATTATTCAAGCGGCAGGTACTGGCTGGATTAACGTCTTGTTTCCACCGGCAGCCATGGGTGCTATCGTCGCGATTATTGGTTTGGAGCTGGTTCCTGTCGCCGCGCGCATGGCTGGCTGGATTCCATATGCTGATGAGGATGCAGCGCTATGGTCGATGGATCCAAAAATTGTAGCGCTATCTACCATTACCCTTGCGGTAACCGTGCTTGGCTCCGTACTGTTCCGCGGCTTTATGCGGATCATTCCGATTCTGATCGGTATTATTACTGGTTATGTGCTGGCCTCTTACATGGGCTTCACCGATTTCAGCAATGTTAGTGACAGCAGCGTCGTTCAATTGCCGCATTTCACATTTCCTGAATTTCAGTGGACGGCAATTATCGCTATTGCCCCAGCTGCACTAGTCGTCATTGCCGAGCATATTGGGCATCTAGTCGTAACAGGCAACATTGTGGAGAGAGATCTATCGAAGGATCCCGGCCTCCACCGCTCTATGCTTGGCAACGGTATTTCAACCATTCTATCGGGCTTTGTAGGCTCCACGCCTAACACGACTTACGGGGAAAACATTGGAGTGCTTGCCATAACAAAGGTATACTCTACCTTTGTTATCGGGGGAGCAGCTCTCATTGCCATCGTACTCTCGTTCTCAGGCAAGTTTTCCGCATTAATTTCTGGTATTCCAACACCCGTCATGGGCGGTGTTTCATTGCTGCTATTCGGAGTAATCGCTGCATCTGGCTTCCGGATGCTTGTAGAATCCAAGGTGGATTACAGCAAGCCGACGAACCTTTTCCTTACAACTGTTGTTATGGTGACAGGACTCAGCGGCGTAAATCTCAAGATCGGTGATTTTTCACTATCGGGGATGGCACTTGCAACTGTAGTTGCAATCGTACTAAGCCTGCTGTTCAAAATATTTGACGTGCTTAAACTATCGAACGACCACGAAGCTGCGGGTCATTAA
- a CDS encoding L,D-transpeptidase: MPNYRIIVDLSDRQLHLLDDDIVIHSYPVGIGKMVSQTPTGEFTIINKQLNPSGPFGAFWMGLSKPHYGIHGTNAPASIGHLVSHGCIRMFNDDVLALSKIVPVGTRVTIRP; the protein is encoded by the coding sequence ATGCCCAACTACCGCATCATTGTCGATCTTTCCGATCGACAGCTTCATCTGCTCGATGACGATATTGTTATTCATTCCTATCCTGTTGGCATCGGCAAGATGGTCTCCCAAACGCCAACTGGTGAATTCACGATTATCAATAAGCAGCTCAATCCCAGCGGTCCCTTCGGCGCATTCTGGATGGGACTGTCTAAGCCTCATTACGGCATTCACGGCACCAACGCCCCTGCCTCCATCGGCCATCTCGTTTCACACGGCTGCATTCGTATGTTCAATGACGACGTCCTTGCCTTGTCCAAAATCGTTCCGGTCGGCACGCGCGTAACGATTCGTCCTTAG
- a CDS encoding AraC family transcriptional regulator, protein MSHILNINLQEVPLYFAYRRANDGPEHYTRTFHAHQGIEVLIVHEGKGTLIIEQKSYELAPGMLCIFQPYQLHHVQVELSPNTPFIRSIVHFEPTLYESYLDKWPALQAFFKHIHTGSLLEPCIYPSGDAEPLHSLLRSFEQRLPNIAKSEYFEEFSLFLVAFLRAFKQLWEMQSSSASKQGLLRRPHQAERILEWLDEHYKEPLRLEQMASELHLSPYHLSHLFKACTGSSISDYVAAKKVQQAILLLTASELSIARIGEEVGITNSSYFCKMFKTQMGITPHQYRKQFQSGFYPAPR, encoded by the coding sequence GTGTCCCATATTCTAAATATTAATTTACAAGAGGTTCCACTCTACTTTGCATATAGACGCGCCAACGACGGGCCTGAGCATTACACAAGGACGTTTCACGCCCATCAGGGCATCGAGGTTTTAATCGTTCATGAAGGAAAAGGCACATTGATTATTGAGCAAAAAAGCTACGAGCTGGCACCCGGCATGCTCTGCATTTTCCAGCCGTACCAGCTGCACCATGTCCAGGTCGAGTTAAGTCCTAACACACCATTTATTCGCTCCATCGTACATTTTGAACCGACGCTATACGAGAGCTATTTGGACAAATGGCCGGCCCTACAAGCTTTTTTCAAGCATATTCATACTGGCAGCCTGCTTGAGCCCTGTATTTATCCAAGCGGGGATGCAGAGCCGCTGCACAGCTTGCTGCGAAGCTTCGAGCAGCGTCTGCCGAATATAGCTAAAAGTGAATATTTTGAAGAATTCTCTTTATTCCTCGTTGCTTTTTTGCGTGCCTTCAAGCAGCTATGGGAGATGCAGTCTAGCTCGGCTTCCAAGCAAGGCCTGCTGCGCCGGCCACATCAGGCCGAGCGAATTTTGGAATGGCTTGATGAGCATTACAAGGAGCCCTTGCGACTGGAGCAAATGGCAAGCGAGCTTCATCTCTCGCCCTATCATCTATCCCATCTGTTCAAGGCGTGTACGGGGAGCAGCATTTCTGACTATGTCGCCGCCAAAAAAGTGCAGCAAGCGATACTGCTCCTCACCGCATCCGAGCTCTCCATTGCCCGCATTGGAGAAGAAGTAGGCATTACGAACAGCTCCTACTTTTGCAAAATGTTCAAGACACAAATGGGCATCACGCCGCATCAGTATCGAAAGCAATTCCAAAGCGGGTTCTATCCGGCCCCACGCTAG
- a CDS encoding Gfo/Idh/MocA family oxidoreductase: MLKVAIIGAGAISNAHIEAFLKFPQRCEIVAISDIYEDKALERIKQHQLNAVAVSDYAKLLEMNIDLVSICTPPYTHADLAVAFLEAGVHVLVEKPMAASLEECDRMNEAAAKTGKLLSIVAQNRFKSPMMKLKSILDEGLAGKIVHAQIDSLWWRGHSYYDLWWRGTWEKEGGGCTLNHAVHHIDALVWMMGRPSEVQAFMTNVSHDNAEVEDLSIGIFRYAEGALAQVTSSVVHHGQEQQIIFQGERARVSAPWKIAASTASTANANGFPEPNILLEEEIQRRYESLPEVVYEGHAGQIDNVLTAIETNAPLLIDGLSGRQTLEVIIGIYKAASTKSPVQFPIRMDDPFYTRSGMQENTIHFYEKKSSVENFSDLPITIGSDFK; encoded by the coding sequence ATGCTAAAAGTAGCCATTATCGGTGCAGGGGCGATTTCCAACGCTCATATTGAAGCTTTTTTGAAATTTCCACAGCGCTGCGAGATTGTAGCGATCAGTGATATTTACGAGGACAAGGCGCTCGAGCGTATTAAGCAGCATCAGCTGAATGCGGTCGCCGTATCCGATTACGCGAAGCTTCTCGAGATGAATATTGATTTGGTATCGATATGCACGCCACCCTACACACATGCAGATCTTGCAGTTGCTTTTCTAGAGGCAGGCGTGCATGTGCTTGTGGAAAAACCGATGGCTGCCTCCTTGGAGGAATGTGATCGAATGAATGAAGCAGCTGCTAAGACCGGCAAGCTGCTGTCGATCGTTGCGCAAAATCGTTTCAAGTCACCAATGATGAAGCTGAAATCGATACTGGATGAAGGCCTTGCGGGCAAAATTGTTCACGCTCAGATCGATTCCCTCTGGTGGCGCGGCCATAGCTACTATGATCTCTGGTGGCGCGGCACATGGGAGAAGGAAGGCGGAGGCTGTACCTTAAATCATGCAGTCCATCATATTGATGCTTTGGTGTGGATGATGGGGCGTCCGTCCGAAGTACAAGCTTTTATGACGAATGTTTCGCATGACAATGCAGAGGTCGAGGATCTATCGATAGGTATTTTTCGTTATGCCGAAGGAGCGCTTGCACAGGTTACAAGCTCGGTCGTGCATCACGGACAGGAGCAGCAGATTATTTTCCAAGGAGAACGAGCGCGTGTATCAGCACCATGGAAGATTGCCGCTTCCACCGCTTCCACCGCTAACGCTAACGGTTTTCCAGAGCCGAATATATTGCTCGAGGAGGAGATCCAGCGACGCTACGAGTCTTTGCCGGAGGTTGTTTATGAAGGCCATGCGGGACAAATAGACAATGTGCTGACAGCGATAGAGACGAATGCCCCCTTGCTTATTGACGGGCTAAGCGGCCGCCAGACGTTAGAGGTGATCATTGGTATTTATAAGGCTGCCAGCACGAAGAGTCCTGTACAGTTTCCGATACGCATGGATGATCCATTTTATACACGAAGCGGTATGCAGGAAAATACGATTCATTTCTATGAAAAGAAGAGCTCGGTGGAAAACTTCTCAGATTTGCCTATTACAATCGGCAGCGACTTTAAATAG
- a CDS encoding glycoside hydrolase family 2 TIM barrel-domain containing protein: MIFNQNGPDFNNLQVLELGTVSPRAELIPYGDWETALSRDRAASPYYQLLSGSWRFRYCASALSCPEQFYAPDYDDESWSFLPVPGNWQMHGYGQPHYSSCPYPFPIDPPYVPGLNPVGCYRTAFSVPKEWSERQIRLVFGGVDSSFHLWINGQPVGYSQGSHNTSEFEITRFLNAGSNVLAISVYQWCDGSYLESQDKWRLSGIFRDVYLAALPGITIEDAFVQTNLEPDYTGAELNLQLKLTKGIEEPESAYRLRATLLDELGNQVMDAYASEKLVLEVDEEQTISFQKTIDAPLLWTAETPYLYTLLLTLYAGETHIAEVKAISVGFRSIEIADGQMFINGHPIIIKGVNRNEFDPVAGYVTTLESMLADIKLMKQHNINTVRLSHYPNDSRWLDLCDRYGLYAIDEADLETHGFHFIDDESYLSKHPDWREAYVQRAKIMVERDKNHPSVIVWSLGNESGYGPNHDAMAAWIREKDETRPIHYERAYEAPVVDIVSTMYPSVDMLIEEGKKADSRPYLMVEFGHAMGNSTGNQQEYWDTVYEYPRLLGGLIWEWADMGILQKTKSGEPWYAYGGDFGDAPHSGSFCMDGLLFPDKTIKASLLEYKKAIEPVKIEAAELDSGKITIKNRHSFLSLEHLQGEWQLLRDAVVVERGKLQTLHTPAGAEETIQIPLKQGCMQQAAGEYWLHVRFMLSSDASWAEAGHEVAWADLPFMEVEVEQREELEQHANDPSRLEAADNIEAGVSLIIQDEAVKLKVLGHGFKISFSKETGLMDTWQAGGQSLLLAGPSLNLWRAPLDNDVHIAKEWVKAGYDRMETSIRGFSAAAITQHCCQVTIEAAIGAKGEAVAFHSVTLYTINSSGEVNIEVALNPLKELPPLPRFGLELRMADSFDQLSWFGRGPHECYEDRKESGKLGEYNGSVAEQFVPYVRPQENGNKCEIRWSKVTNREGQGLLFKSKFLFNISAHHYSAADLTQTKHVHLLTRLNETIIKLDAAQSGIGNHSCGYAPTLEKYMIYPKKMSFQVMISPCKHEKE; the protein is encoded by the coding sequence ATGATCTTTAATCAGAACGGACCAGATTTCAACAATTTGCAGGTACTGGAGCTAGGCACGGTGTCTCCGCGCGCAGAGCTTATTCCATACGGCGATTGGGAAACGGCGCTCAGCCGTGATCGAGCAGCATCGCCTTACTATCAATTGCTGAGCGGCAGCTGGCGATTTCGTTATTGTGCTTCGGCGCTGTCATGTCCGGAGCAATTCTATGCTCCTGATTACGACGATGAGTCTTGGAGTTTCTTGCCGGTACCCGGCAACTGGCAAATGCATGGATATGGACAGCCGCATTACAGCAGCTGTCCGTATCCATTTCCAATTGATCCGCCATATGTCCCTGGGCTTAATCCAGTTGGCTGCTATCGTACAGCCTTCTCGGTACCTAAGGAATGGAGCGAGCGACAGATTCGTCTCGTGTTTGGCGGAGTAGACTCCTCCTTTCACCTGTGGATAAACGGACAGCCAGTTGGCTATAGCCAGGGAAGCCATAATACGTCTGAATTTGAGATCACCAGGTTTCTGAACGCTGGAAGCAACGTACTCGCAATCAGCGTATATCAGTGGTGCGATGGCAGCTATTTGGAATCTCAGGACAAATGGCGGCTTAGTGGTATTTTTCGCGATGTGTATTTGGCTGCTTTGCCTGGGATTACGATTGAGGACGCATTTGTGCAAACAAATCTTGAGCCAGACTATACCGGAGCTGAGCTCAACCTCCAGCTTAAGCTGACTAAGGGAATTGAGGAGCCGGAGTCGGCTTACCGCTTGAGGGCAACGCTGCTCGATGAGCTGGGCAATCAGGTAATGGATGCCTATGCTTCGGAGAAGCTGGTGCTAGAGGTTGATGAGGAGCAGACCATTTCATTCCAAAAAACGATTGATGCGCCTTTGCTGTGGACTGCGGAAACCCCCTATCTATATACGCTGCTGCTGACTTTATATGCTGGCGAGACCCATATTGCCGAGGTTAAAGCGATCTCGGTAGGCTTCCGATCCATTGAGATAGCTGACGGACAAATGTTTATTAATGGGCACCCCATTATAATCAAGGGCGTGAATCGCAATGAGTTTGATCCGGTTGCAGGGTATGTAACGACACTCGAGTCGATGCTTGCGGATATAAAACTGATGAAGCAGCATAACATCAACACGGTTCGTCTGTCCCATTATCCGAATGATTCACGTTGGCTGGATTTATGCGATCGCTACGGGCTTTACGCCATTGATGAAGCGGATTTGGAGACGCATGGCTTTCATTTTATTGACGATGAGAGCTATTTAAGCAAGCATCCTGATTGGCGAGAGGCATATGTGCAGCGGGCAAAAATAATGGTTGAACGCGATAAAAATCATCCATCTGTCATTGTATGGTCGCTAGGCAATGAGTCGGGCTATGGTCCCAACCATGATGCGATGGCAGCGTGGATTAGAGAGAAGGATGAGACTCGGCCGATTCATTATGAACGGGCCTACGAAGCGCCCGTCGTCGATATCGTTAGCACGATGTATCCGTCTGTAGACATGCTGATCGAGGAAGGGAAAAAGGCAGATAGCCGTCCTTATCTGATGGTTGAATTTGGCCATGCCATGGGGAATTCAACAGGGAATCAGCAGGAATATTGGGATACCGTATATGAGTATCCACGCTTGCTTGGAGGACTCATATGGGAGTGGGCGGACATGGGCATATTGCAAAAAACGAAGTCAGGAGAGCCTTGGTACGCATATGGGGGCGACTTTGGAGATGCTCCGCATAGCGGTTCATTTTGTATGGATGGCTTGTTGTTCCCGGACAAAACGATTAAAGCCTCTTTGCTTGAGTATAAGAAAGCGATTGAGCCTGTCAAGATTGAGGCAGCAGAGCTCGATTCAGGAAAAATAACGATTAAAAACCGTCACAGCTTTCTCTCGCTTGAGCATCTGCAAGGAGAATGGCAGCTGCTTAGGGACGCCGTGGTGGTGGAGCGGGGCAAGCTGCAGACCCTGCATACACCAGCAGGAGCAGAGGAGACGATTCAAATTCCGCTGAAGCAGGGCTGCATGCAGCAAGCAGCAGGCGAGTACTGGCTTCATGTGAGATTTATGCTGAGCAGCGATGCAAGCTGGGCGGAGGCTGGTCATGAGGTTGCTTGGGCGGATTTACCGTTCATGGAGGTAGAAGTCGAGCAGCGAGAGGAGCTTGAGCAGCATGCAAATGATCCATCTCGGCTGGAGGCCGCTGACAACATAGAGGCTGGAGTTTCTCTTATCATCCAGGATGAGGCTGTAAAGCTTAAAGTGCTGGGTCATGGTTTTAAGATCTCGTTTAGCAAAGAGACCGGCTTAATGGATACGTGGCAAGCCGGCGGTCAGTCGCTGCTGCTTGCAGGGCCATCTTTGAACCTATGGCGTGCCCCGCTCGATAACGATGTTCATATCGCGAAGGAATGGGTAAAGGCCGGTTATGACCGAATGGAAACCTCAATACGAGGCTTTAGTGCCGCAGCCATCACCCAACATTGCTGTCAAGTGACCATAGAAGCAGCGATAGGGGCCAAGGGGGAGGCGGTAGCTTTTCACTCCGTTACGCTTTATACGATTAACAGCTCCGGAGAGGTCAATATTGAAGTTGCGCTAAATCCGTTAAAGGAGCTGCCTCCCCTGCCAAGATTCGGCTTAGAGCTGCGTATGGCTGACAGCTTTGATCAGCTAAGCTGGTTTGGCCGAGGACCACATGAATGTTATGAGGATCGCAAAGAAAGCGGTAAGCTGGGAGAATACAACGGTTCCGTTGCGGAGCAGTTTGTACCCTATGTGAGGCCGCAGGAGAACGGAAATAAATGCGAGATTCGCTGGTCTAAGGTGACTAACCGGGAAGGGCAAGGGCTTCTTTTTAAGAGCAAGTTTCTCTTTAATATAAGTGCTCATCATTACTCTGCCGCGGATCTGACGCAGACGAAGCATGTCCATTTGCTGACTCGTCTCAACGAAACAATAATTAAGCTGGATGCAGCGCAAAGCGGCATTGGCAATCATAGCTGCGGCTACGCGCCAACGCTTGAGAAGTACATGATTTATCCGAAAAAAATGAGCTTTCAAGTTATGATTAGTCCGTGTAAGCATGAAAAAGAATAG